Proteins encoded together in one Yersinia mollaretii ATCC 43969 window:
- a CDS encoding ShlB/FhaC/HecB family hemolysin secretion/activation protein — protein MNNRAWLLLFLGWQYSAWANTVPMLIDPNNPSKISRDITKPQLTRPARPAPPVISPPAPGPKLTLDTLIDVKNIEFIGGTQYDIQQLREPFNAYIGKKVPLKSLLVATQSITQRYQKDGFVLSYAYLPSDNFANGTLKVGLVEGYIANTRIQSDNTMIGRWLTKLSQRIMAEKPLTLDTFERYNILMTRTPDTKVIATAKNPDNIYGATLLDIKADHPRYWNVTTALDSRKGVYSGVLNATLSGFTPYAEQLGIATLLPLNNKNRDQYLGINYQQYLGSDGLLLQTRGSYYKQAPKDYTDLLTIYPENITLAARTEQVQYTGGVVLSYPLVLTRKRQWTVSGGLDYLEKSFTLKQRARLNSQNNLLVDLEDNNQRMHYPAAELALTGYREYTKAYWSTRASVRQGVNGALAGSSVPWGDLGFTRWKLTGDGAYLMDEKWRLSAAVEGDWSDNDLPEPEQVTFGGIRFGRGYPDSEAMGDYGYGGQVEMRYIHNREKGNWLKTVQPYVVVDTAHTGYNSAIFPSKKLASYAVGVTFSDNKHYSLSLEGARPIGDLPSDSSRRDWRFNATLTYNFAN, from the coding sequence ATGAATAATAGAGCGTGGCTATTATTGTTCTTGGGGTGGCAATACAGTGCATGGGCGAATACCGTGCCGATGTTAATCGATCCCAATAACCCCTCAAAAATATCTCGTGATATCACGAAACCACAACTCACCCGACCCGCTCGACCCGCACCACCGGTTATTTCCCCCCCGGCACCCGGCCCTAAATTAACACTCGATACACTGATTGATGTGAAAAATATTGAGTTTATCGGTGGCACCCAATATGACATTCAACAGCTTCGTGAGCCATTTAATGCTTATATTGGCAAAAAAGTGCCATTAAAGAGTTTGCTGGTGGCAACGCAGTCTATTACTCAGCGCTATCAGAAAGACGGTTTTGTGCTCTCCTATGCTTATTTGCCCTCCGACAATTTCGCCAATGGCACATTAAAAGTCGGATTGGTTGAAGGTTATATCGCGAACACCCGTATTCAAAGTGATAATACGATGATAGGCCGCTGGCTGACCAAGCTGTCCCAGCGCATTATGGCAGAGAAGCCGCTGACGCTGGATACCTTCGAGCGCTACAATATTTTGATGACTCGTACACCGGATACTAAAGTGATCGCCACAGCGAAAAATCCAGATAATATTTATGGTGCGACATTATTGGATATTAAAGCTGACCATCCGCGTTATTGGAATGTGACTACCGCACTGGATAGCCGCAAAGGGGTATACAGTGGGGTGCTTAATGCGACCTTAAGTGGTTTTACCCCCTATGCTGAGCAATTGGGTATCGCCACACTATTACCGCTTAATAATAAAAATAGAGATCAATATCTAGGGATAAACTACCAACAATATTTAGGCAGTGATGGCTTATTGCTGCAAACCCGTGGCAGTTATTATAAGCAGGCCCCGAAAGATTATACGGATTTACTGACTATCTACCCCGAGAATATCACCTTAGCCGCTCGCACTGAGCAGGTGCAATATACCGGCGGCGTAGTATTAAGTTATCCATTGGTATTAACCCGTAAACGGCAATGGACAGTAAGTGGTGGGCTGGATTATCTGGAAAAAAGTTTTACCCTGAAGCAACGCGCCAGACTGAATAGCCAAAATAATTTATTGGTCGATTTGGAAGACAATAATCAGCGAATGCATTATCCAGCCGCCGAATTGGCATTGACTGGGTATCGTGAATATACGAAAGCCTATTGGAGCACCCGCGCCAGTGTGCGCCAAGGGGTCAATGGTGCGCTGGCGGGCAGCTCTGTTCCTTGGGGGGACTTAGGTTTTACCCGCTGGAAACTCACTGGCGATGGGGCTTATCTGATGGATGAAAAATGGCGCTTAAGTGCGGCGGTGGAAGGCGATTGGTCGGATAATGATTTGCCGGAACCTGAGCAGGTGACGTTCGGCGGGATCAGGTTTGGCCGGGGTTATCCAGACAGCGAAGCGATGGGCGATTACGGCTATGGTGGGCAGGTAGAAATGCGCTATATACACAATCGTGAAAAGGGAAATTGGTTGAAAACCGTCCAGCCTTACGTGGTCGTGGATACCGCCCACACGGGGTACAACTCGGCTATCTTCCCGTCTAAGAAGCTGGCTTCCTATGCCGTGGGGGTGACGTTTAGTGATAACAAACACTATTCGCTATCACTGGAAGGGGCAAGGCCGATTGGCGACCTGCCCAGTGACAGTAGCCGCCGAGATTGGCGGTTTAATGCCACATTAACCTATAACTTTGCCAATTGA